TGTGCTTAGGTAATTCCGGTAAGACTGCTTGTGAGAGATGTAAGATATGTGCTATTCGTATTGGCAATAAGCTCTGTTATCCTGTTGGTAAGAAATTTCGGAGGCGAAAAGATCGTCACTTTTTTTCGCCGCGTAAACACAATCGTCATATAAAAGGACGCTCACCTCTCTTACGTTTATACCTAGGGCTAGTGACGCAATTTGTTTTAGATCCCATGCACTTATTCTATTTGGGAGTTGTAAAAAGACTAATTCTCAAATATTGGGTCGAGGGTTCACGTGATAGTAAATTATCCAAGCAAGTTATATCGATTCTTGAACGTTTGATAAAAAAGTTGGCTCGATATGTTCCTGCGGAGTTTCCTCGGAAGCCCCgagaattgaaagaattgaaaagatGGAAAGCAACAGAATTTCGCTTTTTCGTGTTATATTCCGGAACGGTTCTTGTGCGAGACGTGCTAAGCTCAAAAAAGTATAAGCATTTTCTGTCGTTGTCTGTCGCTGTATACATACTGTCAAACGCAAAGTTGTTTTCAAAGTTCGGTAAAATCGCGAAAGcgttactgaaaaaatttgtcgctCAGGGTGCTAAGTTATACGGACCTCACTTTGTCGTATACAATGTTCATTCTCTGCTGCACGTAATAGATGATGTTAAACGGTTTGGCCCACTAGAGGAATACAGTTGCTTTgtatatgaaaattatttaggCCATTTGAAGCGTCTTATTCGGTCAAAACGGTCTCCACTGCAGCAATTAGGTAATCGACTCGCAGAACTGAATTGCGTACGTAAGACTAGATcccaaaaaaaatatgttgctAAATTCAAATCTTCAATCAACTCGCAGGAATGTCAGTCATTGCAAACTAGCAgattcaaaatatcaataaaacaGCCGGATAATATAGTGGTCTGTGGTAAAGAAATACTCGTTGTAAAATCGATTGTTAATATTCATGGAGACTACAGAATAGTGGGTACTCCTTTCAAATATAAGCGggatttttacaaaaaaccTATAAAATCGTCGAAactgggaattttttttgtcagaaGCTTTAATCGTGCAAAGTCTTTTTCTGTAAGTGAGATATCCCACAAATGCATTTGTTTCCCATTTAAAGATGGCTTTACTGTTATCCCGATATTACACGAAAGAATATAAGCAATGATAATCCAAAAGTTAGCTTTTTCTGATTTAGCCCGTGTTCTACAAAAATACATCATTTCTAATACATTAATCAAATTTAACAATCAGTTAATATGAAAGGTCGTGGATCTCATCACTTACAAATCATAGCTGATTATAACACcaaacataaaattttatactttcaacACTTGTATTCAGGGCAGTAAAACGATGTATGCCATTGTTGAATTCGTGGTTGGCGAGAAGCGAGAATGTGCCTTAGTGCCAGTTTTGTGGCTGGTGGATAATAATACCATCTGCTACTAGCCACGCACGAAGAATGAGGAGCATTTCCTAAAATTAGTCAAATCAAAGGCAATATATCAGAAAACATGGCCCGAGTATCCTGTTCACAACGTTCTGCATACTGGAGGTGATTGCTTACACTTATTCACTAGTACTGATCCTTGATGCCATATTCCTTACTTCTttgatttgatattattcattcattcatattcaaagtgatattaatataatacTGATAAGTACATAATTTATgttcgtgtatatatatgtatatagtgagtcatttatcaaaaattgcatgatatttgttttcaaaatgaatatatGAAACACAATTACATGTCTCAGGCtgttaaattaattttgttcaatATGTTGCATGATTTATAAGGCACATAAAACGAGCAACATgatattcatttcaattttgtgTCGTGCTCATCTCTAATTGACCATCAATTATCAATTTCGTATCATGTCTTTTGTATCACATTTGGTGTTACTGTTCTTCACTGCGGTGTGTTGTTAAGACGATATTtcttaattaataatatatataccaaTGTATTTCATAACTGATATTTCCTGAACAGAAAGCTTCGACGCACTACAAAAGACGATGACGCACATCATAGAACACGGTACATCCGAGGAAGATGGCACAGTTTACACCATTAGTAAGAAATCCACAGGGCATTGTTATGAAAGAGAGTCGCAGAGCAATGATGAAGATGAAGAGGGCAATGATGAAGCTGTCGTACGTGAAAATATATCCAAAAAGCGTAAACATACAAAGAAATCCaagaagagcaaaaaaaagaaggtaaaGCGTCAACGTGAGACGTCTTCAGATACTGCAGATGATACATCATCAGTTGATGAAAATTCTCCACCAACACACCATCCCACTTCGAACCCACGACAGAATTTCAACATATCCAATGCATAACCTGTTATCGTTTCTGTAAATGAGACAACTCGCCCTTCAGCCCACAGTTTGACAAGGTCGGTAACTGAATATGACCTATCAACGTCACAAACTTTAGCCTCAACCTCGAATTTGGTAGCTGAAGCTGCAACTGTAGTTGCATCCCGATATCCACTGAGGCCCATTGACGAGAAAGCTCTACAATATTTGGAACGTATAAAATCTTGTGTAGACCAGAATCAACTCATGCTGAGGAAAATCATATCGAGGCAGCAAGCAACTAACGTGGACAGCGTACAAAGGCCAGAGGTATTTCCAACGCTTCCAATTGAAACAATGGAAGAATTTGCGAACCTCGAAGAACTTCTCAAATCGAATGAGCATCGAATATACCTGGTGAGTAGTGCTTATGGAATGCACGGTTATGAAAATTTAGTATGAATGGggatattatttcaaatatttagtCTGAGTGAGCTCATTATTCCAGAATCTGGAATACATCTGATGTGCAATCTGTCTCAGCATATAAAAAGTCATATCAGAATATCGAGATACTTCTTGATTGAGATGGGTAACTACTGAATTTCTTTGTGGACACAAAAACTATCCTCTATTGGAGGCACAAGTGGCCGTCAATGCGTATTGGCTGTTCTCAAGTCATTGCTAACAAACGAATTAGCCATGCAGTTCAATTGGGCTGGTAGAGACAAAATTGCTTTCCAAAAGACACTGGTGATGCAAGTTATTTacggtaattgaaaaataatttgatttccataaaaatttcgactttACTTATAGGGTACTCTCAAATAAATATAGAACAAAAACTTTCATTGATATACAAACCAAGTGTACGTATAGTGTAAATGATATACAttaatgatatttatttacgtattgttgaaatttattgcagTTAAAGTTTTCATGTCACATTTTGGTGACTTTGCCTTTTTTAAGATGCTGTTAAAGCTACTTTCCATGGTAAGGAATTAGTAAGCGATATCAAGGAAGCGAATATTGCAGCTGCAGTTAAAGATTGGTTGAAACTCGCTCGATCGCGATACTCCTACGTACCTAAAAGACGCCTTCAATAGTATCTGTGTTCTCTTTCGAAATAATGTGTCAATACTTTTTCTAACTCACTCTGCCAggattgtgattttttttcaagtcccAAGAGAAAGCTAACGATTTTCCTCATTGAGGTGTATCCACTGTATAATTAGTTTGTTTTATGTTTCATTCGTTGTCAAACCACTCGTATCCGATacaagtttttgtttgtttagaTTTACTTAAGTTTACTGTATGTTGTACTTCTATACTCAAGTCCGGAGTAGATGAAAGATAACGATTTTCCTCATTGAGGTACAATCATtgtatgattattttgtttcatgttttatttgttatcaAAGTACTCGTATCGGATACAAGTTTTTGTTTGATCATATTTACGTAAGTTTACTATTTGCTATACTTCTGTACTCTTGTGAGTACATCTGTACAATTGAGGTATGCGTATATGTAAAAGACTGTATGTTTATTAATACATTCCAGTCAACATTCACACAGTTACATCGTTGGCATAATAAAATGTCCGCATTAACGATACAGACAAACTGGTATATAAAAAACTACTGTTATGTTTCGGATACATTGTTAAAGCGGATATTTCGATACGTGTGCAATGTAACTATTGTCATTGTTGCCTTGGATGAAAGTAccttgtaataaatatatatcatgtTTCGCAAAGGTGTGTGCTTTATCTCATTTAGTTGTCCTGTATTTCTCATAAGAATACATAGGTGtggatgtaaaataattaatatcatttAATTGGTGCAAGTTACCATTACTGAAATAGCTAAGAATGTGAGCGTTGCTGTATCATCTAACCCCTGAGATAAGTCCATATTGACCATACAAGAAGCTTTTAACAGCTTGTGTATTAAACGTATTTGAACCACGAAAAATGGTGGCTATAACAGGTATATATTAAACGTCTACGTTAACATTTAAATTGCGTTCTTTCATACTTGTTTCATTACGTTTCCGAAAACCGTAATTTCGACGTTTACTTCAACCGTGGAATATCCGGATCATTATCACTAACAGAAAACGTTGATGAGCGCAGTCGAAAAAACCTATATCAGGGCGGACATTTTTCACGAGAAAAAACGTATGTGCTGAACGATTATTCAACTATATACAACGTTatttttcgacgaatttcTTACGATTTATTTACCAGCAATGTTTATtgggtatgtatatatatatatatatatatatatatatatatattataattcttgatttacatttaaaaaatgagaaatttaaaaaaaaaattttgtcacattacttaaattttctcaaattatataaaattatcggaaaaatcctatatatttttcatttatctgCTCGCATattaattagaataaaaatattattcattagaaaaatgccgtttaattcactttatgaattgaaatttgaaacatttatacaatggattggaacttattatgaaattaaaagaaaacatacagatggataaactattattcatttaatttcatattttta
This region of Neodiprion fabricii isolate iyNeoFabr1 chromosome 7, iyNeoFabr1.1, whole genome shotgun sequence genomic DNA includes:
- the LOC124186228 gene encoding uncharacterized protein LOC124186228 isoform X2 — translated: MLRKIISRQQATNVDSVQRPEVFPTLPIETMEEFANLEELLKSNEHRIYLTQKLSSIGGTSGRQCVLAVLKSLLTNELAMQFNWAGRDKIAFQKTLVMQVIYDAVKATFHGKELVSDIKEANIAAAVKDWLKLARSRYSSK
- the LOC124186228 gene encoding uncharacterized protein LOC124186228 isoform X1, which produces MLRKIISRQQATNVDSVQRPEVFPTLPIETMEEFANLEELLKSNEHRIYLTQKLSSIGGTSGRQCVLAVLKSLLTNELAMQFNWAGRDKIAFQKTLVMQVIYDAVKATFHGKELVSDIKEANIAAAVKDWLKLARSRYSYVPKRRLQ